In the Plasmodium sp. gorilla clade G2 genome assembly, chromosome: 12 genome, ataaaatcgaCTCACTGGTGCCTATACCTAATAAcgttattgaaaaaaatgtagCAAAAAAAATAGTTTTGAATAAAcatgaacatataaaaaataatgatgatgtaaaaaaaaaagtcaaaacgaaaaaaaatatatctttatttggAATAGTAAAACCacaagatataataaaaagaggtctaaataatatatatcataatattgaAGATAATCAAAAGTTATATACCGATGTTCTAATTATAGGTGCAGGTATATCAGGATTAGCTGCTTcctattatttaaataaatgtaatgCAAAATTTTTAGTTATTGAAGGTCGAAATCGTATAGGAGGTAGAGCATTTTCAACTATATTACCAGaaagaattataaataataaaatattaccaGAAACAGTAGTTGATTTAGGTGCGAATTATTTACATTGTTGTGATAATGCCGATTTAtctaatgataaaaaaggaaagaaaaaatcTGAGTTCAAAAATTTTAGTGAGATGAGTAATGAGAAAATTATTCCAACAGAAGAGGATATAGAATGTGAAGATAACTTTATTtggaatatgaaaaaaaaaacgaaaaaaaaaaaaaataaagttatagttaataaaagaaaaaataaaaaaaataaagataattgtaatgataaaaataaaaatgggaACATTTcaatatatgatatacaaaaagaatatgaaaCAAATGTAACTTTATTTAAAGAAGAATATTCAAAATTGATTAATGATTTTGCATGCTTTCCTTATTCTGAATATGTTAATAATTCCAAACaggatgaatataataatgatgatatgaTGAATAACTTTTacgatgaaaataaaaacatgtaTAGAtactataatatttataataatatatatagtaacgccaatatatataataatcaaagGTGTTACAGTGATGgagattatttttatagtagacgtataaaaaataagagaaaaataaaattgagaAATAACATGCtatttatgataaaaaataatattgataatatacgtaattattttaaaatatataataaagataagaaagataatatattaaatttctTTAAAAGTTTAGATGAAGATatccatttttataataatttaagtgATACTTGTGTAAACGTATCTTCTCAGGTGAATGCAAAAAATAAGTATACAAACAAgtcaaataaattattaaaaatattatcatttaataaagaCACTAGAAGGAGAAGAGAATATGATAAATCGGTTACAAAACTAGCCGAAAAATTAAAACCAAGAGTTTCTTTAGTTTGTGGCAAGGATAACTGGGAGTCAACTTTTTACGCACACTggtataataatgaaaatggaaaaaaaattaaaagttttaaaatttatagaGTGAATTTGTTATGTGATAAAATAAGAGTAAGAGCTGCTcgaaaaattagaaaatatttatttattggtCCTAATAGTATTGAAGAATatgtaaatgatataaaagggGAGGATCATGAAAagagtaataataattatataagtgatgatacaaatgaaaaagaaagtgATTATTTCAATAATAgtgatatatttaaagaagataaacaaatgaataataataatattgttattgATGATACGTacaataaagaaatattatttaataataattacgaAACGAatgataaaagaaaagaaaatataataattcacaAGGAAAATTTTGAAGAAGAtgattcaaataataatgatatagatGGTGTATATAGtataaatgatttatttaataaaaacagTAATGGTGATATGAAAATGGAACATTTAATTGGAAaggaatataaagaaaatgaaaaaaatggagATAGTGAAAAAAATGgagataatgaaaaaaatggagataatgaaaaaaaaccaaataatgataaaatattaaagaaacaTTTAACTAgttcaaaaaagaaaacatccAAAGttgatatgaataatatattaaattatgataagaatgctataatatataataattattatgattatggtgatatatataataaggtTGTAAGAAACGTATcatgtattaataaaaatattgaagatgaagaagagaaaaaaagaataataaaacaagaagatatatcaaaaactgaattattttataataataaaaaaagaagaagtaTGTGGGATTTATTAATGGAATGTAcagaagaaatatttaatgaaATGGATATAAATCAAGAAAATTTTACAATGGAAGAATGGAAAATGTTAATGGTAACATTACAATCAAGATATGGTTATGGAAGTGATTTAAGAGAAACATCTATAGCAATGTCAAGATTACCATTTTCTAATTATTTAGATATTGATATATGTCCAAAATATGgtagtaataattatatattaaaaaataaaaaatattatgacagaatcaaaaaaaatgaacaaacaCCTTATATTAGTTCATTTAAAGATTTAAATACTTCAGATAAAATTGTTGTTGATGGTTGGAAATGgctaattaattatttatcagaagatattcaaaataaaattttcttaAATACAGTTGCTGAAttggtatatataaaagataaaaataatgataaatacatatatcatatggataatgaaaattatgaGATTAATCAGAATAAcaatttatcttttttaaatacccaaggaaataatattaataatacacaaagtgttgataataattatataagtgATTCTCAtgtaacaaaaaataatgacatatttataacaaaaaatgaaatgtcAAGTAAGAGTATACAATATATAGATgagaattttttaataaatcatttaataaaagaagatTATAAATTAggagaaaataaagaagaggATTATAAAGTTATGATTAAATGTAAATGTTATGATaccaatttaaaaaatattaataaacatTTTCATGGTACTTCAGATTtaaataattgtaataataaaaatataacaatttaTGCAAAATATGTAATAGTAGCTTTACCACTTGGATGTTTAAtagataatgataaaaaaagaaaattaaaaacatgCTTAAAATTTAAACCAGAATTACATCCATTAAAATTGAGAGCAttacaaaattataaaatgggaaatcataataaaattatattaagatTTTATCCATATAATTTTACATGGCCTTTTGATAGTTTACAAATAAATTGTATTGATCAAAAATttcaatttttaaatttacatGCATATGGGAAAATTGGATGTATATTAGTTCATTGTTTCCCACCTTGGTCATGTACATatggatatattaaaaaagaatattatataataaatgaatgtttatatacattaaataaaatgtttGAAAAAAGTGGGAAGAAATTACCAATATTAGttgattatattataaccAAATGGCAAGATGATAATTTCTCTTTTGGTTCATATGCATATccatatataaattgtaatgataatgatttaatatatttaagatCACCTCATCCAATTAATAATCCAAGGGTTGTTTTTTGTGGAGAATATCTATCCAAGAGTTATTTTCAATGTGTTGATGGTGCATATGATACAGGCATACGGGCAGCTGAAGATATTGCACATATTGgattacatttaaaaaataatgaaaatcaaaattataaaactGATGTGTATATATTCCCACAAAATAAATGTCCTTTTACAAATATACCATTACcacctataaaaaaaaaattcttggGTTTTTATATAACAGATGGAAGTGATGAGGCGCTAACAGATTATGAAAGTTCATCCGacgataatattaatataaatagtaataatataaatggtaataatataaatagtaataaaaataattattattataataatattcccATATCTGTTATGAAAAAGGAATATgaattcttattatattccTTACAGTccatacaaaatatattcaaatatctGAAACAGCAAAATACACATAAAAATCTTAAATTggataaacataaaaatgttataaaaaaagaaactaaTGTATTAAAACGTAGTACATATAacaaagaaattatatataatacctaCGAATCATTAACAAACAAttctttaattaattttgaagataagaaaaataacGATGTTAAGAGTAATTGCAGTACCTTATTAGTAAATGTatgtgaatataataataaaggtaCTGATGAAATACAGAATTTTGATAGAACCAACTCTATTAATAGTTATAAAAAtggttcattttttttagattTATACTCACAATATagtgaaaatgataataataagaatgaagCAAATTATATCTGTACACTTGAAAGTTTTAATAATGTTCAGAGAAAGTATAAAGGAGATGATAATGACATTTATATTGACCCATATAATGACCCATATAATGACCCTTATAATGACCCTTATAAGGACCCATATAATGACCCATATAATGACCCATATAATGACCCTTATAATGACAATTGTGCTGCTAATTATAACATCGAAACCTATTccaatataacaaataagccctttgattatattaataatatttctaatttatttataaataaatatattattaaattgaaCGATGCTGTATTTTATAACTATAATGAAAtagaaatgaatatattaaataaaccGTATAATGTtccatataataaatcatattttatattattgcaaactttttcaaatatatttaagaaatattctaatttcatttattttattcaaaaagaactatttttaaaaatacaagGGATGAAACATATtctttttgataataatcatatgaatgatatggatagaaacaaaaatatatatgaacaaaatgaacatataataaatgaggATGATAAAAAAGAGACAACTGTTCATGAGACAATTAAAGAagtgaataatatgaataaactGGAATTGTCTTTGAATTTATTAAAGTCAAATATAGTatgtaataattatgatataaaaagaattaatattattccaaatgaattaaatattaatgacataaatttaaaaaatagtacaagaaaaaataataatataaataataagaaggATGTGTTAATTGAAACAAATTcggatatatataataatatcgatttacaaaataaaataaaaaacatatatattaataacagAAAAATAAGTTACTTAaatgattatttaaaatatgtattaatacaTCTATCAAttagtaaaaatatattagatgaacaaattattaatacaaataataataaatggaaTTCTTGtagttttcttttttttctttgttatattttacagtatatattaaaacaattaaaatatgatttatttCATGGTAGTATTAATACTAAGGTAGTTATTCAATTATTATgtgattatatttattatcttattttttgtaagcatgatattttatgttataaGTGTATGAACGGTGGAGAACTAAATATGTGTGATTCTTATAACTGTAATAATGCATGGCATACTTATTGTTTAAGCCCTAATGAACATAACATGGATAATAAGAATGATAAATTTTGGTTATGTCCCAGCTGTTCAAATATTGATAAGTCTAAATATGTTCaggtaaaaaataaataaaataaataaataatatatattgcttaagtgttataatatttttatttgtacatGTAGTTATatgaaaacaaataaataattataaatatatatatatatatatatatatatatattattttattttatttttgtagaGAGGTTGTTATAatcaaaatgaaattatGGAAAATTACTGGAAGAgaagaatttatatttataaaataaaatttttcttaTCAAGAACAAGAAAGATAAGAAAAAGACTAGATTTATTGAAGGCTCACTTATCAAGAAGTGTTCCttaactttttatttttttatcatacatatatatatatatatattatttttaaattcatatgtatgggattattaatttatatttctaattaaaataaatattataaccaaataaattaaaatatacctttatatatatatatatatatatttatatctttgttttgtttttaaaaaaaatatccagTTATTCTACATTTCAgatatttcaaatatatatgttttatttttcaatttatatatgtaatattattaattttgctttatattatttacatatatatgtgtctAATACATTATTAAATTACATCACAATTTATTAATAGTAATTCATATGTCTCATTTGTTAAGCATtttagtaaaaaaaaaaaaaaatctaatttataatttattcatttttaataatttgcttttataacattttgaTTTGTTgatgttaatatatacatgtattaGAAGTagtattatatgaataaaaatatataatatatatatatatatatatatatatttatttatttattaatagtgtcttatttatttatactttgaaaacttttttttttttttttttttctaaaatgaaaaaaaacacacaataaagaatttataaatacaatttatttttaagaaaaaaaatatacacatgaaaataatgaaataaaaaaaaaaaaaaaaaaaaaaaaaaaaaaaacccaAATGTCTCTCTTATTTTTAAGTTCATcctaacatatatttttgcaCCATACAAAAATTAAcaagttatattttttattatttaaatatatttaatatcattaaatattcatataaaaaaaaaaaaaaaaaaaatagcatatatattatatatatgttatatataattttttaattttgtctTGATTTTAAGGAGAGTTTTTaagattatttaatattttgtattatcagaattttattttattatattattttaaaataaaacaaaaaattaatgtatgtattatatatgtgtatattttatattagtaAAAGAATAcaagtatataatatatatatatatatatatatatatataatatacactataaatataatatatttatttaatttttttttttttttttaaatgaatttaaataaaatatattactttaAAACATATGTGTGAATAATAGATATACACCCctcccaaaaaaaaaaaaaaatatatatatatatatatatataatacatattttagaATTTAAAATGATGAATGTGTTAatgagaaaataaatatgaaaagaattctttttttttttttcttttttttttttttttatataatattattattttgtataatgttttaatataataagagATACAATGAaattatgaattatatatatatgtattatatttattcattatactttttatatattttatttttgtacatatatatatttcatgaaatttttttaaatattaattcgatatcattattaactctaatataaaaagtatgGGAAAAAATTAgggttacatatatatatatatatataatatatatttttaggtatatatttttcttcatacTTTTATCTTTTAGAATATAacatttcttattattattaatatattctgtattataaatattatttactttatttatataaattcatatttacataatatataattttattacataaatatttatatattaaaatagtatatatttattatttattgggATAGTACTTTTAccaaatagaaaaaaaatatacagtCACAcacactatatatatatatatatatatataattaaaaaatatgtatgtaaTTTATTGAAGacgaaaaaatatataatacaaatattatatatatatttatattatgagttagattaatttatattattttctttatttttgagataaaaataatttagacatatatatattattcccAATTTGAAATTagaaaattatcatatatatatattcctaaTTTATTCTAAAAAGTAATTTctattgatatataatattacgcCATTTCATAATgtgttattaaaattattatattgtattataataaatccctatatttaatatatacatatatatatatatatatatattttactgtatgatattgtattattaacagatatatgtatatacatatatatttatatatatatatatattatttatttatttttcgtgtttattttaacttcgtacatatatttatattaatataactaAAAATTAAGAGcataaaaaatgataggAATACAAGAAGGAAGAGCATTTTTTAATCCTACGAGGAATCCTAATAATAGACCAGAGAATAATATTAGAATAGAAGAGAATTTACCAAGTCTTAATGaagtatataattatttccaAGATTTTTTATCGAGATATTCTTCTAATACATTAAAAGAAGGAAATTTAAAAAGAACATTATTTGAAAAtgtaaagaataataattttacattAGATTTAAAAttagatgatatatataaacaacaaACAGTTTTTGAAAACAATGAAATTAGTGCAACACCTAGATCAGAAAGGAAAATGAAGAAACCAGAAAATTATTCAGCAATATTAGCTAGGGCATTATCTGAAAGACCCCTTACTTATTTACCTACTATTGAAAGAGTTTGTTATGAAGTTTGTGAAACTgctaatattttaaatgatgaagatgaacatttaaattatgtacaaattaatttattaaatacatttattaGACCAACACCTATAAGAGGACTTTTAGCAGCTACACAAGAAAGATTTGTGGTTGTTCCTGGTATTATTGTTCAAGCTAGTAAACCACAAcataaaatgagaaaaattaCTTTACAATGTCGTTATTGTGATCATAAAATGTCTATTGATGTACCTTTATGGAGAGATAAACCACAATTACCTCCATATTGTAGATATTCTTCTACTATGAAATCTTCTATGGGATTAGGTAATGCTATGGATAGTCAATTAGGATGTAATGGTGTTTTAGAACCATATGTTATACTACCAAATGAATGTACTTTTGTTGATATTCAATCTTTAAAAATGCAAGAACTACCTGAAGCTGTACCAACTGGAGATATGCCTAGACACTTACAATTAAATGTTACTAGATATTTATGTGAAAAAATGATACCAGGAGATCGAGTTTATGTTCATGGTGTATTGACTTCTTATAACCCTAACCCTAGACCTACCAGAGCAGATGGAAcgaatttttcttatttacaCGTTTTAGGATTTCAAAAATATGATGACATGTCAGGAAATGATTTAAATTTTGATGTAGAAGAAAGAAATGAATTAACATTATTAGCTGCTGAACATAATAtacatgaaaaaatatttaaatctaTTGCCCCTGAATTATATGGAATGGATGAAGTAAAAAAGGCTTGTGCATGTTTATTATTTGGTGGTACCAGAAAAAGAATTGGTGAGGAAACTAAAATTAGAGGAGatattaatatgttaatGTTAGGTGATCCTTCTGTTGCTAAAtcacaaatattaaaatttgtaAATAGATGCGCACCTGTTTCGGTTTATACATCTGGAAAAGGTAGTAGTGCAGCAGGATTAACAGCAGCTGTTATGAGAGATAGTC is a window encoding:
- a CDS encoding DNA replication licensing factor MCM5, putative — its product is MIGIQEGRAFFNPTRNPNNRPENNIRIEENLPSLNEVYNYFQDFLSRYSSNTLKEGNLKRTLFENVKNNNFTLDLKLDDIYKQQTVFENNEISATPRSERKMKKPENYSAILARALSERPLTYLPTIERVCYEVCETANILNDEDEHLNYVQINLLNTFIRPTPIRGLLAATQERFVVVPGIIVQASKPQHKMRKITLQCRYCDHKMSIDVPLWRDKPQLPPYCRYSSTMKSSMGLGNAMDSQLGCNGVLEPYVILPNECTFVDIQSLKMQELPEAVPTGDMPRHLQLNVTRYLCEKMIPGDRVYVHGVLTSYNPNPRPTRADGTNFSYLHVLGFQKYDDMSGNDLNFDVEERNELTLLAAEHNIHEKIFKSIAPELYGMDEVKKACACLLFGGTRKRIGEETKIRGDINMLMLGDPSVAKSQILKFVNRCAPVSVYTSGKGSSAAGLTAAVMRDSQGVFSLEGGAMVLADGGVVCIDEFDKMRDDDVVAIHEAMEQQTISISKAGITTMLNTRCSVIAAANPSFGSYDDSQDTTYQHDFKTTILSRFDIIFLLRNKQDVEKDTLLCNHIVALHASKHKSQEGEIPLSKLTRYIQYAKREIAPLLSKEARDSLRNFYVQTRAEYRGDRRSVTKKIPITLRQLESLIRLAESFAKMELSQFATDKHVQMSIDLFSASTAETAKQCLIFETMSPLEQKAVKQAEDAILGRLGKGQRASRVNLFRELQLRGFDRSALSKALAILIKKGELQERGDRSVRRT
- a CDS encoding lysine-specific histone demethylase 1, putative; the protein is MGKEKEDHEQNMVKRSNDLKRKNNKNYNINNNIGNNKSDNINNNISNNMCNNISHNNHDIIKTEHLKNMNIMNNHMDNNYKHKNNGLNIYNKKKKKGYNEDENLKTNTKETYDILYSYLKLSEKRSLQQSDMIKDKMSEQDLFKKVFSQELKKHNIDLIMINNKLYICIKFIQNIENLIPYFKREIFFKTLRGNNIILLLAKKYEVTEVLIKSLYLKQTISEFFTKNYTIEEFIVRNNFMNKYVIYKNIVINNFFPLQKNNTNDNSIKKNKDNNNNNNNKIYIDHEDINNFVEYVHDLEENQKYSSHTFEKKSYKKNIKYIESIEKSHNNNKAQYIQECEKANTQNEKIPYLKQKKGINKYNKEKDKICDDSNFNSNMEHINVLDNNMCNKKNIKKFKKNNMIEFMVDNYVINDVSNKMNSHNKSLQPSNNYSSFKMPDDNNQINNNIISNVILNNEFNLDVKKCKTTEKRKYTKRLSKTDEGDMLKFVKEKKKILNKEKKMKANEDKKQKKKEKITKKKELLMLEKEIRKKLKEEKKLKEKEEKKKEKEKLLKSEKEIRKKIREDRKRQKEEFLRKMKEEKKKLREERKKLKQEILKSIKEERKKYKELKSKFKKISKNENHLSKDKKKKQKKNDESNQSNMNKNVYSNDKKKKRKKNHDISLGIKKKKCTKNDLLFNSIDDIKSDSLSVISSFPTFDNIEKESEDRNQINNLLELIEINKIVNTQEKNDYIKNLKKSKSKGVNINKEKIKQNQNLSKGNNKLITEKDENDPLDPINSQLNMNGFLINNMKTIKKKYKKKNVPKEDVPKEDVPKEDIQNENNSNNYILNQDTCNKNIIHSNNSLHNIDNMYYNKNTKKAEKQNKNDINELILKGMKCFGDIKNLKSLEKVLGINQSKRKNKIDSLVPIPNNVIEKNVAKKIVLNKHEHIKNNDDVKKKVKTKKNISLFGIVKPQDIIKRGLNNIYHNIEDNQKLYTDVLIIGAGISGLAASYYLNKCNAKFLVIEGRNRIGGRAFSTILPERIINNKILPETVVDLGANYLHCCDNADLSNDKKGKKKSEFKNFSEMSNEKIIPTEEDIECEDNFIWNMKKKTKKKKNKVIVNKRKNKKNKDNCNDKNKNGNISIYDIQKEYETNVTLFKEEYSKLINDFACFPYSEYVNNSKQDEYNNDDMMNNFYDENKNMYRYYNIYNNIYSNANIYNNQRCYSDGDYFYSRRIKNKRKIKLRNNMLFMIKNNIDNIRNYFKIYNKDKKDNILNFFKSLDEDIHFYNNLSDTCVNVSSQVNAKNKYTNKSNKLLKILSFNKDTRRRREYDKSVTKLAEKLKPRVSLVCGKDNWESTFYAHWYNNENGKKIKSFKIYRVNLLCDKIRVRAARKIRKYLFIGPNSIEEYVNDIKGEDHEKSNNNYISDDTNEKESDYFNNSDIFKEDKQMNNNNIVIDDTYNKEILFNNNYETNDKRKENIIIHKENFEEDDSNNNDIDGVYSINDLFNKNSNGDMKMEHLIGKEYKENEKNGDSEKNGDNEKNGDNEKKPNNDKILKKHLTSSKKKTSKVDMNNILNYDKNAIIYNNYYDYGDIYNKVVRNVSCINKNIEDEEEKKRIIKQEDISKTELFYNNKKRRSMWDLLMECTEEIFNEMDINQENFTMEEWKMLMVTLQSRYGYGSDLRETSIAMSRLPFSNYLDIDICPKYGSNNYILKNKKYYDRIKKNEQTPYISSFKDLNTSDKIVVDGWKWLINYLSEDIQNKIFLNTVAELVYIKDKNNDKYIYHMDNENYEINQNNNLSFLNTQGNNINNTQSVDNNYISDSHVTKNNDIFITKNEMSSKSIQYIDENFLINHLIKEDYKLGENKEEDYKVMIKCKCYDTNLKNINKHFHGTSDLNNCNNKNITIYAKYVIVALPLGCLIDNDKKRKLKTCLKFKPELHPLKLRALQNYKMGNHNKIILRFYPYNFTWPFDSLQINCIDQKFQFLNLHAYGKIGCILVHCFPPWSCTYGYIKKEYYIINECLYTLNKMFEKSGKKLPILVDYIITKWQDDNFSFGSYAYPYINCNDNDLIYLRSPHPINNPRVVFCGEYLSKSYFQCVDGAYDTGIRAAEDIAHIGLHLKNNENQNYKTDVYIFPQNKCPFTNIPLPPIKKKFLGFYITDGSDEALTDYESSSDDNININSNNINGNNINSNKNNYYYNNIPISVMKKEYEFLLYSLQSIQNIFKYLKQQNTHKNLKLDKHKNVIKKETNVLKRSTYNKEIIYNTYESLTNNSLINFEDKKNNDVKSNCSTLLVNVCEYNNKGTDEIQNFDRTNSINSYKNGSFFLDLYSQYSENDNNKNEANYICTLESFNNVQRKYKGDDNDIYIDPYNDPYNDPYNDPYKDPYNDPYNDPYNDPYNDNCAANYNIETYSNITNKPFDYINNISNLFINKYIIKLNDAVFYNYNEIEMNILNKPYNVPYNKSYFILLQTFSNIFKKYSNFIYFIQKELFLKIQGMKHILFDNNHMNDMDRNKNIYEQNEHIINEDDKKETTVHETIKEVNNMNKLELSLNLLKSNIVCNNYDIKRINIIPNELNINDINLKNSTRKNNNINNKKDVLIETNSDIYNNIDLQNKIKNIYINNRKISYLNDYLKYVLIHLSISKNILDEQIINTNNNKWNSCSFLFFLCYILQYILKQLKYDLFHGSINTKVVIQLLCDYIYYLIFCKHDILCYKCMNGGELNMCDSYNCNNAWHTYCLSPNEHNMDNKNDKFWLCPSCSNIDKSKYVQRGCYNQNEIMENYWKRRIYIYKIKFFLSRTRKIRKRLDLLKAHLSRSVP